In Corticium candelabrum chromosome 1, ooCorCand1.1, whole genome shotgun sequence, the genomic stretch TTAGACGTTGGTAAGGAGTACGTGTCGAGACAATCTAGATCTACGGAATTTCGATCATTTACTCGaggtgcgcatgcgctagggttacagtagcGTGGTCCGTGGACCATTGAACGGCCGAATAGATGACCAATTGcaatgcagcgcatgcgctccATTGTTATCGCTGGGTCAACGAGGATAAATACAGTAGTACATACAGTCGGTCGGTTGTCACTAGAGGACTACTGTACCCTTAGCCCTGATATCCGGGCCTCCGGTTATTACTACAGCAATAACCGGTACAGTAACACAATTTGAGGGCCCGCTATCCAAAGGCGGCGTTCAGCTGCATACATGAGATATGAAAAGGCATGCACAGGCATCACATGTACAAAGCATATTCACCTCTGGCATCCTTGTTACAGATACCATTGACGCCTAACTATAGCATCCCAAGCATAcagcaagcaagcaagaagAATTAATTGAGGGCCTGACCAAAAGTAGATGTCTGatttctctctgttgtttcaaCCTTGGTCTGCTACAGTCTATGTATGTACACTCATTATGCAAAGGTGGTCTACACTATAGTCTACATATCTCTAGTACTttcattgcatgcatgcaactaAGCATTGCAATGTATTGTTTTAGAGGTGATCACTAAAGGCCATTGGAAGTTTGTTGTTCCAAGCTGCCATGGCATTTCAGTTGAAGGACATGTTTACAATATCTCCTTGATTTATACTCCAGTTTTTTTCTCCTTGTTTAATCTCCCATTTCCCGCAGTGTTTCAGCCCCAAGCTTTCTATCCCCAGTTTCTTACTTCCACAGTTTTCATTCTTTCGCAGTCTTCGTACTAAGTATTTATCTCCATATGTTTTAATTAGAGTTTGTCTCACAATTGTTTTATCCCATTTTCTATTTGTTCTGTGACTATCAGTTTATCGACTTCATGACATTCTAGAGGTAGTTCTTGGTCTAAAGATACAGTGATTGACTACAATTGAGGTTTGCCCTAATGACCCAAAAGttcaatgcaaacacacacacacagtgacacaaacaaatacacacacaaaacacacacagtggcacacacaaacacacacagtggcacacacaaacatacacagtgacacacacacacacacacacacacacacacacacacacacacacacacacacacacacactgacacacacacacacacacacacacacacacacacacacacacacacacacacacacagacacaaaacaggcacacacagtgacacacacacacaggctcatagagtgacaaacacaggcacacacaatgacacacacacacacacacacacacacacacacacacacacacacacacacacacacacaggcacgcacacacacacacacacacacacacacacacacacacacacacttgcaaatTACAGACAGTTTGCAAATTGTGCACAGTTACTGTATGATACGATACAGTCTGACAACCACACCTGTAGCACTCTGTGAAAATATACCCAAGCTACTCACTATTGCAACACACTgagaccgacaaacaaacatcgtGTCAACAAGCTTATAAAATTGAGTCAATCTTATTGACACATCACACTATACCTTCTACTCACTTTCACACAAAGAGATTATAAGTTGCTTAATCTGTACGATTCCCTGAAATTCAGACACCCCAGTTTCGTCATCCGCAGGAGGGACCTGACTGCTCGCCAACTGATTGTACAAAAACGATACACACAATGTgttttgcaaatattttaaGCAAACGGTTTCTACCTGGACTGTCCTCGTCTTCAGAATTTCAGCTAGTCTAAACTGTTCTGTAAGCTCCTCTGGTCTCTTAGCTCCGTCGATATCTTGCTTGTTGAAGACAATAAGAAGTGGAACGTTAGTAAGCTGCTCATCACCCAGAAGTGACCAAAGAGTATTGGCTGACTCATCGAACCGCTTGCTATCGATTGAATCGACAACGTACACTAAAAGAGATGTGTTGCCGAGGAAACGAGGCCAATGCTGACGATAAGCTTGTCCGCCACCAACTAGAATGAACACAGtagttggtttgtttgttgccaaCTGTTGTGCAATAGCGTACAATGAGCACGAGTGTATTTgcgtccacacacacacacacacacacacacacacacacacacacacacacacacacacacacacacacacacacacacacacacacacacacacacacaatgcacacacacagacgcatgcaaatggaaaacggataaggagctgccgttaaacagTAATGCCCCCAgtcagatggctgggttcctgcgCACTAACCAGGAGCTGTGGGCCGTGCTAAGTAATCTCCTGAaacctggccaggtgctcgaaggagcaccaactgcaatgccaactgtggtgtgggcacccaaagtcccacctgGACCCGAGTAGCTGATGGACTTCGTTGCAGTCTGacgcctttgccaccccagtcaaagaccaggtactcctttatactcctgagtcaagagaggcaattgtgtgtaagtttcttgcccaaggaaattatgccatagcttgcaaTCACCGTGACttaaacttgcaaccctgcaaggtcccggatgtttccattctccaaacgcactctctaaccaattgagccacagcaccacacatgcacgtgcacacaaacacacacacacaccacgtgcacacacacacacacacacacacacacacacacacacacacacacacagagacacacacgtgtgcacacacacacacacgcacacacaaatggacaaattttAAGCCCTCCACATCTTTCGACAtcaaccttgaggtcagttgcagagatagctccccctgcctctagagacagggcctccatgcgctacgtggagtgttggggccagcgcttcaatccacctggagcttggccagagtcatccaggggcactgacaatggcgcagctctgggactgacACCAAGGTCCACAattacccgtctgctgcatgatgttgctgccaagccatcggtcttgtccacctcagtcaatgaccaggtacccatttatactcctgagtcgagaaaagcaagtgtgggtgagtttcttgctcaaggaaactgcgaaagtgtcgcctccaccaggatcgaacttCCAACCCttatcacggaatacaagatcccagatgtcatcaccaatgctctaccatctgctccaccgagcacacacacacacacacacacacacacacacacacacacacacacgcacaagtTATTGCAAAAGACTCATTTAGATTGTTGTGGAAACTTGAAAAGCCGTGTGTTCAACAATAATGTACCAACAAAACACCCTAACCTCTCATTTACTTATTCATTGGGTCACTGTCTGACCGCCTTGTCGGTCCGTGACACTTCCTgctattttaattttgttttcaaattttattttcaaaattttatttccAATTTTTATACTTTACTttgaaaaataattaaaatcactgactaaaaatttaaaaaattagaaaaagaataaaaataatttaaaattaaatttgaaattaaaATGGCCAAAATAGTCACAAACCCTTGTCCTCAACTTGGtcactacatgtacacatgcactcGAAGGGCACTATATAAGCATATAAAAATTGGTCCGTCCTAACACAAGCTGAAAGTCGTAGTTAATCACATGATACATCAAGAAGTGTACTTGGTAACAAATTGCCACGAATAGTTTTCCGTAATCACCACTTGAGCTTAGCACCAAGAGCTATAGACTCGTGTGTACAGAGAATATATGACGTTCTGCTTCCAAATCGTTCTGTTCAAAATATTCAAACTAAGTGACTAAACGTGGCCTGTTGGAAATTAAAACTCAATAATTGTTGTATACACAGCATCACATCTAATCTTGCTATATCACATTCTATCCAATTAGCACATGTTGAACTTCATTTTTATGTGTCACAGTTTCTAGCCTTTTTCACACGAGCTTCTTTTCAAACCGAGCCGTTTGGAGCCGAGACAGCCCATGCCAGACAGCCTAGCCAACGTCTGTTCATACGGTGTTCCGACAAGTGATTCAGCTCACTTAGCAGGGTGTGTCTCTTGCTAAGCATGCTAACTATGTACGATCATGTGTGCATTAGAAATGCCCGCGCTACCTTTCCTTGATTGTGGATTGGCTACAGGCTGCCATCGTTCTCCTTAATTAATGGCattacaacaatcaaatggTGAGATATGTCGAGAAGATTGGTTGTATCGCTAAAAGTATGATGTTgccagagagagagagagagagtctggCTACATGAGTATTACTGAGCAAGACCATAATACAGCTGCCGTTTGGCTTGGTTACCGTTCACACGGTGAATGTGAGCCGAGCCAAACAGTGCAGTGGTAGGCCATTCTGGGGTGAGCCATTCCAACAAGGCTCTGGTCGGCTCGACCTGCATTCACACAATCTTTCAAAAGCGACCTGACCAGTGCTGAACTGTGTTGGCTTGTGCTTGTGTGAACGGGCTATTATACAGAGGAGAGGGTAtagaaaatatattactttTAAGTTAGTTAGCAACTATAGACAGAGCGTAGGACGGCACACAGTCTGCATGGCCGCACAGGTTTTCAAAAGGTTGACTTTGGTGTTCGTCCATCACAAAAACTGCCACTTCACATCTTGGTgttaggtaattaaataagtaatatatttttcaaGACCGTAATGTGCATACAGAGACAGTACACTTCCTCGTTACTTTGTCTGTTACTTTTGAAATGCTGTGAGAACAAGTTGTAACATACATGTTAGTATCAACGAAACAGAAAGGTAACCCCTGACAAGGGTGTTACCTAGGCCACACCCATATAACATACGTGCTAGGCCCCATAGGTTCAATTCAGCTCCTACAGTTGCTGGACTTAGTACTCACTAAAACATGCCTGACCACGGAGACTGCATAGCATAAGTATCAGAATGTAAAAACACATGAAAAAAATTGACCAATTCCTACAATCATATTTCTTCAAgttggttgatatcaaattaCATAAAACAACAGATACACAACTGTATCCAAATTATAAGCCGTGTAGGTTAAATTTGGCTCCTACAGCTGATGGACTTAGTACTCACTAAAACATGTCTGGCCATGGAGACAGCATGGCATAAGTAGGTTCTTACACATAATCAGCATGtaaacacacatgcaaaaaAATTGACCAATTCCTactacagtaggacaccacttatcctaCGGCATGGGACCAAAAGGACGTCAGATAACTGAAACATTGGATTTTGAAAAACCACTGCAGAATACTTAAAGaagctcaacatctaattgtacatgtaacaactaatacagtacaacttctttgactagggagaacactaatgggaactgtcaagacttaaaggagaactctcaccaaatactaaaacttgttgaaagaaagatgcaaggcctggtatcttcctgcaggaaacctacggtccaaacagccacagaagcagagaatcggcaatGAGTTTTTCAGACGATTCCCTGTATGTACGCAAAGTCTTCCTCTCTCGAAGCAACTACTTTAGGCTTCGgttaataaatcacaacttgacaccatgtctcacaatccttaccttgaaatgtgcacagatatcggtcttccttgctaaccaacaatcagagttacgcaTATGCCACATAcaggtactaaacacgcctacgcagataatttcaatgctttatttcttcgttacggtaaacttctgcagtaaacggttgcaaagggttgtgtcatgaagtgacagctttcatctgagagatagttgatttggtgagagttctcctttaaagtAACAACTTATCTTAGTCTGGACCAATGCTTTCACTCTTCTAACtgtagttttcatcagcagctcattcagtaggaccattgtgcttactgaaacttcaggttgttcttcctggtactgaagaaccgtttctagagcttcacatttaatttgaTGACACATGGATCAcggatacagtactgtacgcacaGGAATCGTATATCCTAGCGTGTACACAGTCTCacagttcagacaagccaagCACGGTCGGATAATCCATGCTGTCGGATAACTGagtgtcggataagtggtgtcctactgtatcatatttcttcaagttggttgatatcaaattacataaaaacaacaaacacacaattgTATCCAAAATTCTAGTGCCAACATGAATACGCAAATTGGTAGTCTGATATCGATTGACAGATTCCTGAGTGTCTACCAATTTGCGTATTCTGCACAATGTGTCGAACCTTCCCACAGATTCCAAGTGGCTTCTTCCATGTTcatattaattacattaaaCCCTTCAGTCACGGGAATGCTCGACGACAGTTTCTGTCCGGCCAGTGCAGCCATCAGACTGCTCTTCCCAGCTCCGTCTAGTCCCAAGATCACAATGCGGTGCTCGGACGGCACCACGTCCTCATGATCGTCGGACTCCGATTCTACGTCCTCCTCATCTCTATCCGGGTCTTTGCTACTATGTTCAGTCGATTTCCACGACTAGACAGGAGACAAAGAGGTGACACGTTAAAGTGACacgacaaacaaaaaatatgaACGTACCTTGTATATAAAGTACGCTCCAGCCGCAACAGCAGCGCCTCCAAACGCTACAGTCAAAACTTTCCTAACAACAGCGGAATCACTCATTGCAATACGGGATATCTAAAGAACATCCGGGATACTTTGCACGGTACCCACCCAGTCATCCCTAGCAACGAGCAGGTCGCGAGGACGCCGTTCTCCTTGTGAAGACCAGGCGCGTAATTCGGTCAACGCGAGGCGTCGCTCACCAACGACATGGCCGGGACGCAAGGTAAGAGTACGAATAACGATCGACGAGTAGAGAATCCCAGCGTTCGGGACGCCGGATGTGTCACGTGGTCAACACCATGTTTCTGTCACAGTTGCTCCACACACCGCATTCAACACGATGGGAGGAAAACGGTAGCGCAATGTTCGTTTGGTTGTCTCTTATTTTGCAGTTCgatttttcttatttttttGCAGCTCGCGAATCATGACTCTCGCCTCTCCCAAACTAACTAAGGCAACCTACTGGACAAGCTTCGGGTATGCAAACCgatagatatcaatgtttgttaattattgttttgGCGTGCTGCCAGATTGATTAACATTTAATAAATGAAGTAAAGTATTTTGTATTCAAtaattgatttttaattaatttttaaataaattgaaattgtattaatatttaattaatatttttattataattaaattgttgtattaatatttaattattatatttattataattaaattattataataatatttaattattatatttatcataattaaattattgtattaatatttaattattatttttattataattaaattattgtattaatatttaattattatatttattataattaaattattatattaatatttaattattatatttatcataattaaattattgtattaatatttaattattatttttattataattaaattattgtattaatatttaattattatatttattataattaaattattatattaatatttaattattatatttatcataattaaattattgtattaatatttaattattatttttattataattaaattattgtattgatgTCTAATTAATATGTGAAATAAAGTTATTGTACTATTAtctaatttatatttttaatgattttaatttaattaaaaattaaagttatagtattaatattaacattggcaagaaacatgccgAGAAGTCGGCGAAGTACAGCAACtagcgagtggagataagctgcacgtggcattgtcgaacactggtggttccggtggtcttggaagctttgggcacagtgcatgcaggtattgcagggtggctggacattattccaggtcatcacaacctgcagcacttacagaaaacagtgcttctgggatctacttggatccttcgtaaagtcatgtcttctttctaaacagccgtgatggtctaagtacttctgaagcagggtttgcttccggtacttgtaatagactttacaaaccagactgatctggttgagcacgacacaatattaattaattttttaatatgTAATTAAAATAGTTATTCTATTGatacttaataaattaaataaaattttgtcaatatcaatttatttttaatttaattaaatgttagtgtgttaatattaattatttaattgttattgatatttaatTGATGCTTAATTTTCAGGCCAAATCTTGTGTGGGGTAATCAAGATCCAATGTGGCCGCTTTCTCGTTATGCACTGAAGGCAAGAACAAAACCTCGTCTACTCCAGCTATCTCAACCAAAACTTAATTTTCAGGATGAATCTAAGCttatgtaagtgtgtgtgtgtgtgtgtgtgtgtgtgtgtgtgtgtgtgtgtgtgtgtgtgtgtgtgtgtgtgtgtgtgtgtgtgtgtgtgtgtgtgtgtgtgtgtgtgtgtgtgtgtgtgtgtgtgtgtgtgtgtgtgtgtgtgtgtgtgtgtgtgtgtgtgtgtgtgtgtgtgtgtgtgtgtgtgtgtgtgtgtgtgtgtgtgtgtgtgtgtgtgtgtgtgtgtgtgtgtgtgtgtgtgtgtgtgtgtgtgtgtgtgtgtgtgtgtgtgtgtgtgtgtgtgtgtgtgtgtgtgtgtgtgtgtgtgtgtgtgtgtgtgtgtgtgtgtgtgtgtgtgtgtgtgtgtgtgtgtgtgtgtgtgtgtgtgtgtgtgtgtgtgtgtgtgtgtgtgtgtgtgtgtgtgtgtgtgtgtgtgtgtgtgtgtgtgtgtgtgtgtgtgtgtgtgtgtaacaattGAATGACATGGTATCTGTGCACTAGACCACAGTATGTATTCAGTTGTGGAAGAGAATCTGTCCTGTGGAGTGTCAGTCCAGCAGCAGCAAAGGGAAAAGCAAGCACTCGTGTATTACAGTTGTCAATGCCTAAAACAGATCATTCTGATAGCAATGCACACAGGTGGAGCAATGCAGCAATGATGAACTGAtagttgcacacacacacacacacacacacacacacacacacacacacacacacacacacacacacacacacacacacgcacacacacacacgcacacacacacacacacacacacacacacacacacacactgtacttTCTTCTCTGTTGTCTAGACCTCAGTGTATCTTCAGCTGTGGTCGATCTAGTCCTATCTGGGACACGAGTGAAGCTGCTAGAAATTGCAGCGATAGAGACCACACCCTCCGGCTGTCGACACCAAAATCCTGGCACCGAGATTATCTTCCGATTCGGGAAGCACAATGGGCAGTGAGCAAACCAGCTCAAGAAGCGATACCGAGGGAACACACAGAGTTGCTGTCTCAACCGAAGCAGAGATTGGATGGCCTGGTTAGAGATCCAGAATGGAAGGTAACGTAAAACTGACTGATGTCATTGTTGTTAACACTTTAGTAGTTGTTATGTCAACCAGTGACTGACGACTCACGCCAGTTATGTTGAGTAGCTAAACTATTGTTTCACTTTCCATACGCTGTCTTTATCGTGAGTTTCATTGCTGTATGGCCTTTCCATCTCTACAGCATTTGTGGTCAATTGTCTGTAACTTGCAGATGGGCAGGTTCCATGCAAAGAAACCAAAGATGGTTTTGGTATACATTGGTATCTCACCCACTAGTAGCCACTGCAACATGACTGTGTCtgacattcacacacacacacacacacacacacacacacacacacacacacacacacacacacacacacacacacacacacacacacaacacattgaccttgattccaccatacccactatgggttttggcaacgcagcATAATAGACGTGCTCTATTCTGCGTTTAGTAGCAACATATGTTTTGAGTGACCAGCTTGCTAGGCTAGCACACCCTAGACTCTCACAATCTTCAACTTGCCGGAGGTTAAAGTTAGCATGTATGAAATACAAAGTCCCATGGGGTACCCTCTTGGAGGGTTTAGTGGGGACTTTTCCCCACCACACACCCACTCCACCCCCTAACTCTCCCCCACTTCCCCCCCAATCACCCCCTCACCTacccccactccaccccaccccccacccccaccccaccccaccccccacccccaccccaccccaccccccacccccaccccaccccaccccccacccccaccccaccccaccccacacacacacactagttgCAGCATAATACCAAGTCGCATTGGCCTTTACACTAAGTACATGTCATCAAGTGCTAACCCACAtggtgcacacacagacaaatgaacgACGTCTTGTTTATAGGTGAGTCGTTCAGCTATGGTTGCTATCCCTTCCGAGAGACTGAGTGAGCTCAGCAAATCAAAAGGAGTGACCGACGGTTATGAACCATGCCGCGACGTCGCCTGGATGGTCTCGGGAGCGGCACGGCGTGCAGTCGCCAGCGAGCGTCTAACCGATCTGGCAAAGCCGATCGTCCGAGAGACAATGGACCATGTACAATTCAATCCGGATGCATTCAATGTGAGCGAGGCAGCAAAGAAAGCTAGATGCTCTGCTCGAATCGCCGAATTGGCTCAACCAGTTACAAGAAACTAGAGCCAGGAAAGAGACTATGACTATGAATATGAGACACTTATAATCAATTATTAGTATGTATCCTTGGAGTCGACCTTATAACacatatattattatatatacaacttagactcgtgcccagttcTCCTActccacgtgcgctagctgtcacgtgtgcaCACGTTACGAGACTTTGGCTACATCGCGTGGGCTAGCTGTCGCGTGTTTCATTTGCTACACCACGCGCGCTAGCTATCACGTGTGCATgcgtccatgtggtttcacacgtgtcaTTGGCTtgatgtacactgtactgggcacgagtctataGAATTTTAGTACATACAATTATAGTCTATACCTATCTATTGCTTAGCATCTTGTTCAATAGCTTTAGCTGTGGATCTGTCACGAACACTCCcttcttgttcttctttctctgcttccggttcttcctCAGCGAGTAGTGATGACAGTTCGCTCGCCAGCGCTTCAGTTTGCCGTGTGCCGTCCGCTTGAATCTCTTCACAACGGCCTTGACAGACTTCATCTTGCCTTTGTTCTTGCTGTATCTCACGACACCGCGTCGAGTCAAAAAGCCGGTAATGAGTGAGCTCTGTGTTGCCCCATGAAACGCCAGTGTCGCTCTCCCGGATGATAGAGTGCTTGTGGATCTACTGTGAAAGTCTAGTAGTCGTGGTTTGTCGAGTAGACGGCTGGAAAGTCTAGATGTAGTAGAAATCAATCTGGATTCATTTTCGCAACAACGAAATCGTGGATAGACAACGAAATCTAATACAACGGTAGTTCAATTAGCATACACCAACATGGAAATAATATAGAGAACGATTACATCTCGCAAGTTGAGTTCCAAACCGTCTCCAAGCCATAAatagtgcgcatgcgtgtagtGCTAAAATGGCTGACCGACCAACTATTGTAGATTTGGATCTTCCATCGTGGACACCGCCTCCTCCTCCGGAGACGACCAAGCAGAGGTTAATACGCAGGATAAAAGAGAATCCCTTCGTTCCAATGGGTAAGTTACTctttagtcacgtgacctccCTGTTTCTCTACCTTCTGATTACGTTTAGGGCTTTTGGGGACGGTGGCGGCGTTGACGTACGGATTGGCGTCGTTCAAACGAGGTCGTGTGCAGATGTCGCAGTACATGATGAGGGTTCGCGTTCTTGCTCAAGGAGCAACAGTACTAGCCATTTTGATTGGTGTCGGTCTCAGTGCTGTGAAAAGACCGAAAACAATCAAACCTAATTAGACATTAGATTTGTAAGATAACGTAAAAGTCATAACTCAGTGTGCAAACTTTGTTCATTAAATTTTGGATGGAAAATTGCATCGACGACGACCTGTGACAGCATATATATTGTAACTATCAGTTGCagatgtactgtatatataaacTAAGATATAGACGTACTGTATATTTgttgtctatttttctgttaGGAGTACAGTGTGTCCATGTCTATTTGCTGGTCTAGTTTTTTTTCTGTACCACTTGTGTTTGCTTCTCGGTTGTTCAGACTCTCGTATGTATTCTAAGGCGTTGCATTAGGTATCGAGCATTACTGTGAAGATCAAACGTGAGTGACAAGACTTAGAGAACAAATGCAAGGTTAGTAAAGCATAAAATCTACTAGCAGGCAGACAGTCTGTGATTTCTGTCCAGTATGAAGCAAAAGCCAATGTGCAACTGCAAGACTAATATTAACacaaaataaatatttgtgcTCCACTTTAATTATAAGTGTCAGGGGTAGCCAACTGGCACTATACTGCCACAAGTGGCACCATTGGCTGGTCTTGGGCACCAATAATAGCAGATTTGCCACCTAGGCTTGAAGTCATTCAAGCAGATGGTGACATCACAACTGTGACTAGAGAGCTGTGATTCTGTGAACACGAGACATCATGAATGTCAATCACAGCTGTATAACattgtatgtataaatgtatatgtactgtatgtttgtatgtacgtactaTGGTATATATTGTGTAGGCACTAGCGTAGGTAGCCTCAAACCAGTCTCATGCAGATGTGGGCACGTGGACATGTCATGTCCATTCCGTACCAGGATGTGTTATTGGTGCCACACCAAAGCATCAGCTTTATCCGAACTTGACCATGTACCCTGTGTGTATACACAGGTTTGTCACCCTATCTGTAGTGGTACCCAAAGATTCCCACagcaaaataataaattaatgtgGGCATGACTGACTATGATATTGATATATAAACAGCAACTTCCCAAAGGAAATGATCCGATATGCTGATGGTCTATCAGACTATGGTGACCACGATCAAAGACAGCCTCTCACCCAGTTACTTAGTTGGGATTAATATTCTCCAAGCTAGGTGCCACAATTTTTGAAGCCTGATGTCACAATTGACACAATCACCATGGCAACAATAACTCTGGTCAAGTGTTTATAGTCCATAGATCAACATATATGTCTAGAGCTGAGAAGCCATGCattttctattattattaattacctGAAAAAATCTGGTTACAGATAAATAGTCATTCTCAACGCAATTTGTGTTCCTGG encodes the following:
- the LOC134178676 gene encoding uncharacterized protein LOC134178676 — encoded protein: MSDSAVVRKVLTVAFGGAAVAAGAYFIYKSWKSTEHSSKDPDRDEEDVESESDDHEDVVPSEHRIVILGLDGAGKSSLMAALAGQKLSSSIPVTEGFNVINMNMEEATWNLWEVGGGQAYRQHWPRFLGNTSLLVYVVDSIDSKRFDESANTLWSLLGDEQLTNVPLLIVFNKQDIDGAKRPEELTEQFRLAEILKTRTVQLASSQVPPADDETGVSEFQGIVQIKQLIISLCESE
- the LOC134178665 gene encoding sperm microtubule associated protein 2-like, whose protein sequence is MAGTQVAPHTAFNTMGGKRSRIMTLASPKLTKATYWTSFGPNLVWGNQDPMWPLSRYALKARTKPRLLQLSQPKLNFQDESKLIPQYVFSCGRESVLWSVSPAAAKGKASTRVLQLSMPKTDHSDSNAHRPQCIFSCGRSSPIWDTSEAARNCSDRDHTLRLSTPKSWHRDYLPIREAQWAVSKPAQEAIPREHTELLSQPKQRLDGLVRDPEWKVSRSAMVAIPSERLSELSKSKGVTDGYEPCRDVAWMVSGAARRAVASERLTDLAKPIVRETMDHVQFNPDAFNVSEAAKKARCSARIAELAQPVTRN
- the LOC134178687 gene encoding large ribosomal subunit protein bL35m-like, producing the protein MAWRRFGTQLARYFVVYPRFRCCENESRLISTTSRLSSRLLDKPRLLDFHSRSTSTLSSGRATLAFHGATQSSLITGFLTRRGVVRYSKNKGKMKSVKAVVKRFKRTAHGKLKRWRANCHHYSLRKNRKQRKKNKKGVFVTDPQLKLLNKMLSNR
- the LOC134178706 gene encoding HIG1 domain family member 2A, mitochondrial-like, with the translated sequence MADRPTIVDLDLPSWTPPPPPETTKQRLIRRIKENPFVPMGLLGTVAALTYGLASFKRGRVQMSQYMMRVRVLAQGATVLAILIGVGLSAVKRPKTIKPN